A part of Hippea maritima DSM 10411 genomic DNA contains:
- a CDS encoding P-II family nitrogen regulator — MKKIEAIIKPFKLDAVKEALMNIGIKGMTVSEVKGFGRQKGHTEIYRGAEYIVDFLPKVKIEVVVEDEMVEEAVEAILSSAKTNKVGDGKIFIIPVEKAIRVRTGEIDKNAI; from the coding sequence ATGAAAAAGATTGAAGCAATCATTAAACCATTCAAGCTGGATGCAGTAAAAGAAGCCCTGATGAATATAGGTATCAAGGGCATGACCGTATCAGAGGTTAAGGGATTTGGAAGACAAAAAGGGCATACTGAGATTTACCGCGGGGCAGAATACATAGTGGATTTTCTGCCAAAGGTAAAAATAGAAGTGGTGGTTGAAGATGAAATGGTTGAGGAAGCTGTGGAGGCTATTCTATCAAGTGCAAAAACAAATAAGGTGGGCGATGGGAAGATATTCATAATACCTGTTGAAAAAGCCATAAGGGTAAGAACAGGGGAAATAGATAAAAATGCTATCTAA
- a CDS encoding ammonium transporter yields MKSFKRLVGLTLFLWVIPSIAFAATKSIDSGDTAWVLISAALVMMMTPAGLALFYGGMSRSKNVLNTMGMSFVSYGIVSVLWVIFQFSLAFGTDINGIIGNLRYLLMSTNINIVFDSTHVSVLAFAAFQLTFAAITTALISGSIVERVKFSSWVVFSIIWSTIVYTPLAHWVWGGGWLSKLGTLDFAGGTVVHINAGIAGLVFCLMLGKRRGFKKIAMSPASIVLTVLGAALLWLGWFGFNAGSELAADGLSGSAFLSTNTAAAIGAISWMSTEWVAHKHPTMLGAASGAVAGLVAITPAAGFVNILGALIIGAVSGVLGWFGSSYLKYKLGYDDSLDAFGVHGLNGIWGALATGIFADPAIGGAKGLLYGNSNQLFVQLVAVLATIAYSAVGTFIIVKITSLLTNGLRVDEESEEKGLDIAIHTEKGFEL; encoded by the coding sequence ATGAAATCATTTAAAAGATTGGTGGGTTTGACACTGTTTTTATGGGTTATACCATCTATTGCATTTGCAGCCACAAAATCCATTGACTCTGGAGACACAGCCTGGGTTTTAATATCCGCTGCGCTTGTTATGATGATGACGCCAGCGGGGCTTGCACTGTTCTACGGGGGCATGTCGAGAAGTAAAAACGTTTTAAACACCATGGGCATGTCGTTTGTAAGTTATGGAATAGTTAGTGTTTTGTGGGTCATATTTCAGTTTAGCTTAGCTTTTGGAACAGATATAAACGGCATAATAGGCAACCTCAGGTATCTCTTAATGAGCACAAATATAAATATCGTGTTTGACTCAACCCATGTTTCTGTGCTTGCTTTTGCTGCTTTTCAGCTAACATTTGCTGCTATAACCACAGCGCTCATTAGCGGCTCTATTGTTGAAAGGGTCAAATTCAGTTCATGGGTGGTGTTCAGCATTATCTGGTCAACCATTGTATATACACCGCTTGCACATTGGGTATGGGGCGGCGGATGGCTGTCAAAATTAGGCACACTGGATTTTGCGGGGGGAACGGTAGTCCACATAAACGCAGGTATAGCGGGTTTAGTATTCTGTCTTATGCTCGGCAAAAGAAGAGGGTTTAAGAAAATAGCAATGTCGCCGGCTTCAATAGTCTTAACTGTTCTTGGCGCTGCACTTTTGTGGCTTGGATGGTTTGGATTTAATGCCGGAAGTGAACTTGCCGCAGACGGCTTGTCAGGTTCTGCTTTTTTATCAACAAATACTGCAGCAGCTATAGGAGCAATAAGCTGGATGTCTACTGAATGGGTTGCTCATAAACATCCCACAATGCTTGGTGCTGCATCGGGTGCTGTGGCCGGTCTTGTAGCTATTACACCGGCTGCAGGATTTGTAAACATCTTAGGAGCACTGATAATAGGAGCAGTGTCAGGTGTTTTGGGGTGGTTCGGATCAAGTTACTTAAAATATAAACTTGGCTATGACGATTCTTTGGATGCATTCGGGGTTCATGGATTAAACGGCATATGGGGAGCACTTGCTACTGGTATTTTTGCAGATCCCGCGATAGGCGGAGCAAAAGGCCTTTTATACGGCAATTCTAACCAGCTTTTTGTTCAGCTTGTAGCGGTTTTGGCAACAATTGCCTATTCGGCAGTCGGAACATTTATTATTGTAAAAATTACATCGCTGCTAACAAACGGGCTAAGAGTTGATGAAGAATCCGAGGAAAAAGGACTCGATATAGCAATACATACAGAAAAAGGATTTGAGCTGTAA